CAGCAAATCGTCAGACGTCAAGTCACAGCAAGTCGGGTGACGTTAAAAGGAGATTTTGTTGACCTGTGGAAGGCTGAGAAGAGGCTGCTGGGCGCGAGCATAAGCGGTCCCCTGGGGAGCAGCGTACCACCGTCGTTGACCCTCTGCAGGTAGCCTCGCGTCATGTCCGCCATGCCGATGGCTCGCGCCGAACAGTACAAGAACTTGTAACCATTCCTGACACAAAACAAGAGCACAATGAGTGTTcatgagcacttttttttttttggcacagagGAAGGGCAGCAAGCATACTGGTGCACGGAGTGGTAGAGCTTGGCGATTCCTTCGTGCGTCCAGTCTTTGCCAAGCTGAGGCAAGATATGACCAAACACGTCCGACCTGCGATGATGAAACCATTCAGAAAAGAAGACCTAAAAATGACAACCACCACAAAGAATAGGAGGACGATTGCAGTACTTGGTGATGGTGCCGTCGATGTCGGAGATGACCACCTGGTCACTCCAGTCCCACAGGTAGATGGTACCCTGGCAGCGGCACGTTCCCTGGTACTGGGTGGTGATGCTGAACGTCACGTCGTTGGGACCCTCCCTCAGCTTCAGAGCCCCCTGCGGGGGGACATAGGGAATGTCGGTGCTTTTCTTTTCGAGCTTGGCGCGATCAGTTCTTACGATCTGCTCCGACGACAGGCGCAGGGACTTCCTGTAGGCAGGGCCGGGATGTTCGGTACAGGCGCTCGACGCCCGGCCGCCAATCGCGTCGTTGAGCTCTTTGGTTTCATCGTCACTCGACCACTCAGAGGTTTTCTGTCTGAAGAAAGGGGACGTATCACTTGGAGCTTTTGGGTCGGGGCCCAAAAGTCGGTTTTATTGTGCTTTAAGGTGACTCACTGTGCTATAGGGTCTGAGTTGAGAGCTGAACTCTCATTGGTTAGACTCTCCTGTCGCTCCAGCTTGCTCTCTGTGGATGACTGAAGGCGACATGCAAAGCGGGTATGTCCCACTAGTTCATTTGTAtgatttgtatttgcaatgcaaAAAACAGTTGGGAAATTCTGAAGATGTGCAACTACCTGCTTGACACTGCTCTTTCTCCAAAACCACCATCGCCCAGACTTCTTGGGCATCCTGTCCTTCACCCACGCTTCTTCTGTGGCCTGCATGTGTTGATATCATTCAGATAATGGACAGTACGCAGCAGGTCGTGACTCTCGTAAGACTTCTGAAAATCTTGTTAGACTCTGGCAAATCTTAAGAAACTTGCACAATGTCGTGAGACTTCAGAAAATCTTGTTAAACTTTGGCAAATCTTGTGATACCAGCAAATCTCATGAGACTAAACGCCAAATCCTGTTAGACTTTACCAATACTTGTGGAAAATCTTAAGAGACTTCAACAAATCTTATTACATTCTCCGAACATTTGGTAAGACTAGCTGGAAAACCTCAAGAGACTTTGACGACTCCTGTGAGACTTATTGGCAGATCTTAGACTAACTGGCAAATCGCACAAGTTTAGCAAATCTTGTGAGACTTGGTCAACCTTGTGGGACTTCACTGAATCTCATGAGAAATCTCATGGAAATCTGGTGAGACTTCTTGGCAAATCTCAAGATATTCCTCAACACATGTCAGATTCCTCAACAAATCTCATGAGACTTCTCTGCAAATCTCTTGAGACTTTGACAGAtcttgtggttcagaaaatATCCTGTGTCTTCTTACTCAAATCCTGATAGACATAATGTACAAGATTGGAGCCTAGAGGAAATCAGCTGTACCTTTGGGAGGTTCTTCTGGAAAGCCTGCATACTAAGGATGAGTGGGGCCGCCAGAGTCCAGTTGTAATATCTGGAGGAGATACCAAATTATAACAATTACAGACAATGTTACATCCAGAAATGTAGGGTCACCTGTGTCCAATCCGAACCACCAAATTGGGATTATCGATCACTGCAGGGTTTTCCACAAACTCATGATAGCTGATGATGGACTCCAAGAATTTTTCTGCAGGAAATAGAAACATAAAAATTCAATTTGTGGTATTCCATTGTCATCCCAAAGAGTGGTGCCAGTGTTGCTGTTTACCGCTGTCAATTTCACAGTCGTCGCCCCCTCCGCCGCCGCAAAGCGACAGCGTGACATCAGGCAGGTCGACAGCCGAGTCGGAGAGACATTCAGCCCCGCTGTCCCCGAGACtcccgccgctgctgctgctgcccacCGATTGTGGCGACTGCGAACCTGAGTTTGTACCACCCGCCGCAGTCGTCTCTGGCCAGGGCCTCACAAGTTGGCCAAACTCGCTGGAGACACAGGTGGACATTTTTTGCCTCAGACACACAGATGTCATCTTACTCATTAAAAGGAGGAATTATTTGTTGTTGAAAGCATAAATGGTTGTTAACAGGGGTAAGAGAGAAGCCAGCATCCTGTTCCCTATTCACAGCCAGCCAGACAGCTAAGCAGTTTTACgtaatttcacttttattcttttttttttttttttataccttttTACTCATGTTAGCATGTAACATGAGTTTACCTTTACCTTTTGGGGAAATAGAGAGCGGCAACATCGGGTTCAAGTGCATTCAGGTCGTCCAGGTAGATGTCTTCTGGCCCCTGATGTTGACTCCTCTTTCTCACACCTCGATAAAGGGAGACGGTAATATGGTGAGAAAAGGATGACTTAGGTTTCTTTCGCTTCCTGTTCCTATTCTTATGTGCGCCACATCCTTCCTGTGTTTGCTCTGTCTTTCTAACACCAGTTTGTTTTGAGAGATGCAAAATAGATCCAAAATGTCGCATTGTCTCTTGTGACACTTTTCAAATAATCTTGCGAGACTCTGGCAAAAATCTCTTTTTGAGAATGTTGTGAGATTTTGGAAAGGGTCTGGCAAATTTTGTGAGGCATCTCGTTGAATCTCACAAGATTTTTTTAGCATCTCGTGAGACTTCTTTGCAAATCTCATAAGATTTGTCCGCCAACTTTGTGAAATTTGTTTGTGAATCTCTTGAGACTTTGCAATAAATCTCACAAGACTTCTCGACAAACACTGTGAAACTTCTCAGCGAATCTCATGAGACTTCTCTGCGAATCTCTTAGACTTGGCAAATTTTGTGAGAGGCCTTGGCTAGTTCTTATGAGACATTTCAGAAAATCTTGTGAGACTTTTGCAAATTTCAGGAGAGTTTCAGAAATTGACTGACTAACTGAAATCTCACGAAACTGGCAAATTTTTGTGAGACTTTTAGACTTTGGCATATCATACTGGACTTTTTAGCTGGTCTTGTGAGACTACTAGAACAAGGTGAATTTTGTGAGATTTGGGAAATCTTATGAGACTTCCACAATGTAGGCATACCTCGTCTCTTTACAGCAATCTCTGCAGACTTGGTATCTGACTCTCTGCGGCTAGGCGGAGAAGATGTCCACCTCGTCTTACGAGTAGCTTTCCCACTGAGGTCTGAGGTTCTTGGGTCAGAATTCCGGGGTTGGGGTTTGACAATGCTGCAGAGAAGATCTTCGTCTTGCTCCTGCAGACCAGAGATGACCCGGAAATGTGTACTCTCTGAGGGGGTGATGGTCAGCACCTTCTTCCCGGACCTTTCCCTTTTAGTCACCTACTTTAAAAAGAATCTTGTGAGACTGTGACAaatcttttgaaaatatttaaagagaatttctcttgttttggttagcaacacgCATTAGTCTTACCCTGGTGAATTCCGGAAACTCGCCCCAGCTCCACTGCATGTGGGCGTCAGCTCTGAGCATGCTCTCGGTCGTCTTCACCATCAGCTCTGAGTCGCTGTTGGGCGACGCCAGCTCAGGCTCAGACGTCACACTGTAGTACACAAGGAGAACACAGAGTGACCCAAACCGTACTCTTTGTGGCGTGTTCGTGGACAAAACTATTGACTCACTCGATGTAGGGAGACCAGTCACCGTCAGAGAAAGGGTAACTGTCCCACTCGAGACTGGTGGCTGGGGAATATCGGAGGTGCTCCACATTGTCCTTCGTCGTTGAAGataccctgaaaaaaaaaacaatcagtatTCTGTAAGGTAAACCCTTGGCTGGggaccagccaatcgcagggacaaacaagcattcacgCCTTCCTGCGTGGAACCAAGACTCGAGCCAAGAACCTCAGAATTGTGAGGCAGGAGTGTTAGTAACTAGTCCATCATGCTACCATAAACAAGTAACAAGGTCAAAAAAGGTCTTAGGATATCCCGTGTGACTCACCACGAGCTATGCAAGGTTATCTCTTCATCAGAGCTGAGCTCAGGCAGCTCCAGCTCGCCCCCTACTGGCTGGCTCAGCTCCTCCTTGCGGGGCTCAGACTTGTGCTTCCGCCTTCGCCTTTTCCTCTTCTTTCCCGCCACGTTGGGAACCTCTTCCGGGCCATTGGGGAGATGAGCTTGCTTCCCTTCAGGTTCTTGGTTCTTGATCAGGACATCGTCTGTGGGGATGGGCGAGGTCGCCAGGTGAGCCGGAACCATCTCCTACAAGCATTaaaatttgaaatgtgggaTAAAAAGTCatggtcttttgttttttgtctttaaagTGTCACTTACATCATATTGTTCGGTCTCCTggacaaaaaaagcctcaccGTTGTCTCCCAGCTTCATGTGCAACTCCACTGCTTCTCCATTTATTTCTATGTCGATCTGCAagatcattaaaaaatatttttgaattaatGTGGATCACATTTATGTTTTACATGGTTTTTACAAACTGAGCCAAAAATGGTACTGTGGCTATCACAAAATCTCTCTCACTCTTATGAGACTTTGACAAATCTTCACAGATTTCTGCAAAATCTCTTTCGACCAACATTTTTAGCGCTGGCTAAATCTTATCAGACTCTTCTGAGACAAATTTTGAGACTTCAGAGAATCTTGTGGGACTTTGGTGAATCTTGAGAGACTTCTGAAAATCTCATGAGACTCCGGTGACTGTTTAAAATTTCATTACACCTCATAAAATCTCATGAAACTGAGGCTAATCTCGTAAAACTCTGGCAAATTTTATAGCCTTCAGCAGGTGCCTGGTAATCTTGGTAAGACTTCGGCAAGTCACAAGTGACACCTACAAACTTCAGAGCAAAATTTCATTCGACTTCATCAAAAACTGCTGCAGTAAATGTTCTGAGAATCATCGGGAAATTTTGTGAGACGGTTACATTGCTACATGATTACAACGCCCTGTTGTACTGCTTTTGCCGACTGTAGTTTTCTGTTGGTCTCTCACCTTCGCGGCACTCACCACTTTCTCTCTGGAGCGCAGAACTCCCAGTTTTCCAAAGCGTACGTGGAATGGGGAACACTGGAAGGATCCGTCGGGCTGCCGCACCACCACCACGTCGATGCAGCCCGACAGCGTGGCCTGATTGATTCCCTTGTACAGCTCCTTGACTGTCACCAGAACCTGTCCGGCCAGCTGGCCCACGTAGTTCATGCTGATGGTCGTCTGCCTCACAGGCAGACACACATCATATTTATGACCTCTGCCAAGTAATTCCTTCGGCGTGCAACATCCGCTCCTCAGTTTTGACAACAGGTACATTATCTTCCAAATTATGTTGTCGTTAACTTCACGTGGAAAGACAATGTCAACCTTGAGAAACTTCTGCAAAATCTCATGAGATTTTCGTGAATCTCATGGGACTTCAGCAGATCGCGAGACTTCGGAGCATCATCTGAGACAAGTGAATCTTGTGAGACTCAAAAATCCCGTGAGAGGCCAGCAAATTTTGCAAGACTTCAACAAAACTTGTGAGTCCCTAGCAAATCTCGTGAGACTTTTGACGAACCTCAAGAAACTTTCCTGCAAatattccaaaaactctggaaactcagattttatttattctgtTTTAACAAATGGTATAATACGCTGACAAATCTCATGAGACTTAATAAATCTAA
This genomic window from Festucalex cinctus isolate MCC-2025b chromosome 20, RoL_Fcin_1.0, whole genome shotgun sequence contains:
- the LOC144009471 gene encoding phosphatidate phosphatase LPIN2-like isoform X7, whose amino-acid sequence is MYLLSKLRSGCCTPKELLGRGHKYDVCLPVRQTTISMNYVGQLAGQVLVTVKELYKGINQATLSGCIDVVVVRQPDGSFQCSPFHVRFGKLGVLRSREKVIDIEINGEAVELHMKLGDNGEAFFVQETEQYDEMVPAHLATSPIPTDDVLIKNQEPEGKQAHLPNGPEEVPNVAGKKRKRRRRKHKSEPRKEELSQPVGGELELPELSSDEEITLHSSWVSSTTKDNVEHLRYSPATSLEWDSYPFSDGDWSPYIDVTSEPELASPNSDSELMVKTTESMLRADAHMQWSWGEFPEFTRVTKRERSGKKVLTITPSESTHFRVISGLQEQDEDLLCSIVKPQPRNSDPRTSDLSGKATRKTRWTSSPPSRRESDTKSAEIAVKRRGVRKRSQHQGPEDIYLDDLNALEPDVAALYFPKSEFGQLVRPWPETTAAGGTNSGSQSPQSVGSSSSGGSLGDSGAECLSDSAVDLPDVTLSLCGGGGGDDCEIDSEKFLESIISYHEFVENPAVIDNPNLVVRIGHRYYNWTLAAPLILSMQAFQKNLPKATEEAWVKDRMPKKSGRWWFWRKSSVKQSSTESKLERQESLTNESSALNSDPIAQQKTSEWSSDDETKELNDAIGGRASSACTEHPGPAYRKSLRLSSEQIGALKLREGPNDVTFSITTQYQGTCRCQGTIYLWDWSDQVVISDIDGTITKSDVFGHILPQLGKDWTHEGIAKLYHSVHQNGYKFLYCSARAIGMADMTRGYLQRVNDGGTLLPRGPLMLAPSSLFSAFHREMIEKKPEKFKVECLSDIRKLFSAGAHPFYAAFGNRESDVLAYRQAGVSNCRIFTVNPKGELILEQTKGNKTS
- the LOC144009471 gene encoding phosphatidate phosphatase LPIN2-like isoform X4 yields the protein MYLLSKLRSGCCTPKELLGRGHKYDVCLPVRQTTISMNYVGQLAGQVLVTVKELYKGINQATLSGCIDVVVVRQPDGSFQCSPFHVRFGKLGVLRSREKVVSAAKIDIEINGEAVELHMKLGDNGEAFFVQETEQYDEMVPAHLATSPIPTDDVLIKNQEPEGKQAHLPNGPEEVPNVAGKKRKRRRRKHKSEPRKEELSQPVGGELELPELSSDEEITLHSSWVSSTTKDNVEHLRYSPATSLEWDSYPFSDGDWSPYIDVTSEPELASPNSDSELMVKTTESMLRADAHMQWSWGEFPEFTRVTKRERSGKKVLTITPSESTHFRVISGLQEQDEDLLCSIVKPQPRNSDPRTSDLSGKATRKTRWTSSPPSRRESDTKSAEIAVKRRGVRKRSQHQGPEDIYLDDLNALEPDVAALYFPKSEFGQLVRPWPETTAAGGTNSGSQSPQSVGSSSSGGSLGDSGAECLSDSAVDLPDVTLSLCGGGGGDDCEIDSEKFLESIISYHEFVENPAVIDNPNLVVRIGHRYYNWTLAAPLILSMQAFQKNLPKATEEAWVKDRMPKKSGRWWFWRKSSVKQSSTESKLERQESLTNESSALNSDPIAQQKTSEWSSDDETKELNDAIGGRASSACTEHPGPAYRKSLRLSSEQIGALKLREGPNDVTFSITTQYQGTCRCQGTIYLWDWSDQVVISDIDGTITKSDVFGHILPQLGKDWTHEGIAKLYHSVHQNGYKFLYCSARAIGMADMTRGYLQRVNDGGTLLPRGPLMLAPSSLFSAFHREMIEKKPEKFKVECLSDIRKLFSAGAHPFYAAFGNRESDVLAYRQAGVSNCRIFTVNPKGELILEQTKGNKTSGGKHGHLTG
- the LOC144009471 gene encoding phosphatidate phosphatase LPIN2-like isoform X5, with the protein product MYLLSKLRSGCCTPKELLGRGHKYDVCLPVRQTTISMNYVGQLAGQVLVTVKELYKGINQATLSGCIDVVVVRQPDGSFQCSPFHVRFGKLGVLRSREKVVSAAKIDIEINGEAVELHMKLGDNGEAFFVQETEQYDEMVPAHLATSPIPTDDVLIKNQEPEGKQAHLPNGPEEVPNVAGKKRKRRRRKHKSEPRKEELSQPVGGELELPELSSDEEITLHSSWVSSTTKDNVEHLRYSPATSLEWDSYPFSDGDWSPYIDVTSEPELASPNSDSELMVKTTESMLRADAHMQWSWGEFPEFTRVTKRERSGKKVLTITPSESTHFRVISGLQEQDEDLLCSIVKPQPRNSDPRTSDLSGKATRKTRWTSSPPSRRESDTKSAEIAVKRRGVRKRSQHQGPEDIYLDDLNALEPDVAALYFPKSEFGQLVRPWPETTAAGGTNSGSQSPQSVGSSSSGGSLGDSGAECLSDSAVDLPDVTLSLCGGGGGDDCEIDSEKFLESIISYHEFVENPAVIDNPNLVVRIGHRYYNWTLAAPLILSMQAFQKNLPKATEEAWVKDRMPKKSGRWWFWRKSSVKQSSTESKLERQESLTNESSALNSDPIAQQKTSEWSSDDETKELNDAIGGRASSACTEHPGPAYRKSLRLSSEQIGALKLREGPNDVTFSITTQYQGTCRCQGTIYLWDWSDQVVISDIDGTITKSDVFGHILPQLGKDWTHEGIAKLYHSVHQNGYKFLYCSARAIGMADMTRGYLQRVNDGGTLLPRGPLMLAPSSLFSAFHREMIEKKPEKFKVECLSDIRKLFSAGAHPFYAAFGNRESDVLAYRQAGVSNCRIFTVNPKGELILEQTKGNKTS
- the LOC144009471 gene encoding phosphatidate phosphatase LPIN2-like isoform X3 — translated: MNYVGQLAGQVLVTVKELYKGINQATLSGCIDVVVVRQPDGSFQCSPFHVRFGKLGVLRSREKVVSAAKIDIEINGEAVELHMKLGDNGEAFFVQETEQYDEMVPAHLATSPIPTDDVLIKNQEPEGKQAHLPNGPEEVPNVAGKKRKRRRRKHKSEPRKEELSQPVGGELELPELSSDEEITLHSSWVSSTTKDNVEHLRYSPATSLEWDSYPFSDGDWSPYIDVTSEPELASPNSDSELMVKTTESMLRADAHMQWSWGEFPEFTRVTKRERSGKKVLTITPSESTHFRVISGLQEQDEDLLCSIVKPQPRNSDPRTSDLSGKATRKTRWTSSPPSRRESDTKSAEIAVKRRGVRKRSQHQGPEDIYLDDLNALEPDVAALYFPKSEFGQLVRPWPETTAAGGTNSGSQSPQSVGSSSSGGSLGDSGAECLSDSAVDLPDVTLSLCGGGGGDDCEIDSEKFLESIISYHEFVENPAVIDNPNLVVRIGHRYYNWTLAAPLILSMQAFQKNLPKATEEAWVKDRMPKKSGRWWFWRKSSVKQSSTESKLERQESLTNESSALNSDPIAQQKTSEWSSDDETKELNDAIGGRASSACTEHPGPAYRKSLRLSSEQIGALKLREGPNDVTFSITTQYQGTCRCQGTIYLWDWSDQVVISDIDGTITKSDVFGHILPQLGKDWTHEGIAKLYHSVHQNGYKFLYCSARAIGMADMTRGYLQRVNDGGTLLPRGPLMLAPSSLFSAFHREMIEKKPEKFKVECLSDIRKLFSAGAHPFYAAFGNRESDVLAYRQAGVSNCRIFTVNPKGELILEQTKGNKTSYTRLSELVEHMFPLRSRQNTADFCCPEFSAFSYWRQPVAHACLEELL
- the LOC144009471 gene encoding phosphatidate phosphatase LPIN2-like isoform X2; this translates as MYLLSKLRSGCCTPKELLGRGHKYDVCLPVRQTTISMNYVGQLAGQVLVTVKELYKGINQATLSGCIDVVVVRQPDGSFQCSPFHVRFGKLGVLRSREKVIDIEINGEAVELHMKLGDNGEAFFVQETEQYDEMVPAHLATSPIPTDDVLIKNQEPEGKQAHLPNGPEEVPNVAGKKRKRRRRKHKSEPRKEELSQPVGGELELPELSSDEEITLHSSWVSSTTKDNVEHLRYSPATSLEWDSYPFSDGDWSPYIDVTSEPELASPNSDSELMVKTTESMLRADAHMQWSWGEFPEFTRVTKRERSGKKVLTITPSESTHFRVISGLQEQDEDLLCSIVKPQPRNSDPRTSDLSGKATRKTRWTSSPPSRRESDTKSAEIAVKRRGVRKRSQHQGPEDIYLDDLNALEPDVAALYFPKSEFGQLVRPWPETTAAGGTNSGSQSPQSVGSSSSGGSLGDSGAECLSDSAVDLPDVTLSLCGGGGGDDCEIDSEKFLESIISYHEFVENPAVIDNPNLVVRIGHRYYNWTLAAPLILSMQAFQKNLPKATEEAWVKDRMPKKSGRWWFWRKSSVKQSSTESKLERQESLTNESSALNSDPIAQQKTSEWSSDDETKELNDAIGGRASSACTEHPGPAYRKSLRLSSEQIGALKLREGPNDVTFSITTQYQGTCRCQGTIYLWDWSDQVVISDIDGTITKSDVFGHILPQLGKDWTHEGIAKLYHSVHQNGYKFLYCSARAIGMADMTRGYLQRVNDGGTLLPRGPLMLAPSSLFSAFHREMIEKKPEKFKVECLSDIRKLFSAGAHPFYAAFGNRESDVLAYRQAGVSNCRIFTVNPKGELILEQTKGNKTSYTRLSELVEHMFPLRSRQNTADFCCPEFSAFSYWRQPVAHACLEELL
- the LOC144009471 gene encoding phosphatidate phosphatase LPIN2-like isoform X1, with translation MYLLSKLRSGCCTPKELLGRGHKYDVCLPVRQTTISMNYVGQLAGQVLVTVKELYKGINQATLSGCIDVVVVRQPDGSFQCSPFHVRFGKLGVLRSREKVVSAAKIDIEINGEAVELHMKLGDNGEAFFVQETEQYDEMVPAHLATSPIPTDDVLIKNQEPEGKQAHLPNGPEEVPNVAGKKRKRRRRKHKSEPRKEELSQPVGGELELPELSSDEEITLHSSWVSSTTKDNVEHLRYSPATSLEWDSYPFSDGDWSPYIDVTSEPELASPNSDSELMVKTTESMLRADAHMQWSWGEFPEFTRVTKRERSGKKVLTITPSESTHFRVISGLQEQDEDLLCSIVKPQPRNSDPRTSDLSGKATRKTRWTSSPPSRRESDTKSAEIAVKRRGVRKRSQHQGPEDIYLDDLNALEPDVAALYFPKSEFGQLVRPWPETTAAGGTNSGSQSPQSVGSSSSGGSLGDSGAECLSDSAVDLPDVTLSLCGGGGGDDCEIDSEKFLESIISYHEFVENPAVIDNPNLVVRIGHRYYNWTLAAPLILSMQAFQKNLPKATEEAWVKDRMPKKSGRWWFWRKSSVKQSSTESKLERQESLTNESSALNSDPIAQQKTSEWSSDDETKELNDAIGGRASSACTEHPGPAYRKSLRLSSEQIGALKLREGPNDVTFSITTQYQGTCRCQGTIYLWDWSDQVVISDIDGTITKSDVFGHILPQLGKDWTHEGIAKLYHSVHQNGYKFLYCSARAIGMADMTRGYLQRVNDGGTLLPRGPLMLAPSSLFSAFHREMIEKKPEKFKVECLSDIRKLFSAGAHPFYAAFGNRESDVLAYRQAGVSNCRIFTVNPKGELILEQTKGNKTSYTRLSELVEHMFPLRSRQNTADFCCPEFSAFSYWRQPVAHACLEELL
- the LOC144009471 gene encoding phosphatidate phosphatase LPIN2-like isoform X6 — its product is MVPAHLATSPIPTDDVLIKNQEPEGKQAHLPNGPEEVPNVAGKKRKRRRRKHKSEPRKEELSQPVGGELELPELSSDEEITLHSSWVSSTTKDNVEHLRYSPATSLEWDSYPFSDGDWSPYIDVTSEPELASPNSDSELMVKTTESMLRADAHMQWSWGEFPEFTRVTKRERSGKKVLTITPSESTHFRVISGLQEQDEDLLCSIVKPQPRNSDPRTSDLSGKATRKTRWTSSPPSRRESDTKSAEIAVKRRGVRKRSQHQGPEDIYLDDLNALEPDVAALYFPKSEFGQLVRPWPETTAAGGTNSGSQSPQSVGSSSSGGSLGDSGAECLSDSAVDLPDVTLSLCGGGGGDDCEIDSEKFLESIISYHEFVENPAVIDNPNLVVRIGHRYYNWTLAAPLILSMQAFQKNLPKATEEAWVKDRMPKKSGRWWFWRKSSVKQSSTESKLERQESLTNESSALNSDPIAQQKTSEWSSDDETKELNDAIGGRASSACTEHPGPAYRKSLRLSSEQIGALKLREGPNDVTFSITTQYQGTCRCQGTIYLWDWSDQVVISDIDGTITKSDVFGHILPQLGKDWTHEGIAKLYHSVHQNGYKFLYCSARAIGMADMTRGYLQRVNDGGTLLPRGPLMLAPSSLFSAFHREMIEKKPEKFKVECLSDIRKLFSAGAHPFYAAFGNRESDVLAYRQAGVSNCRIFTVNPKGELILEQTKGNKTSYTRLSELVEHMFPLRSRQNTADFCCPEFSAFSYWRQPVAHACLEELL